A region from the Corynebacterium halotolerans YIM 70093 = DSM 44683 genome encodes:
- a CDS encoding LacI family DNA-binding transcriptional regulator, whose protein sequence is MNFPIPTLKDVAAAAGVSVSTASRALAGNPVISQETRDRVQQRAIDLNYRPNAQARALRSSRTNIIGVAIPSLVNPFFAEMAAAIQLEATSQGFSTIISSTSEDPAQLSDSLEVLADLRVDGILAVPYRGTEKVLTELQESGLPVVLVDRELPGTDLVTVASDPGPSLKAAVAHLAKLGHLPVGYLSGPMNTSTGSRRLAAFLTACRELGLPEQPVYRGGYDREEGYRGTGQLIDGGVRSIIAGDTMMSIGALEACHARGVAIGRDLALIGYDDHPVLRLQACPVSVIDQQVAELGRTAFHLLFELIAGASPPASVHTPSTLIIRPSSNFTSPAKEATS, encoded by the coding sequence GTGAATTTCCCGATCCCCACCCTCAAGGACGTGGCCGCCGCCGCTGGGGTGTCCGTGTCCACGGCCTCCCGCGCGCTGGCCGGCAACCCCGTGATCTCCCAGGAGACCCGGGACCGGGTGCAGCAGCGCGCCATCGATCTGAACTACCGCCCCAACGCGCAGGCCCGGGCGTTGCGCAGCTCCCGCACCAATATCATCGGGGTGGCGATTCCCAGCCTGGTCAACCCGTTTTTTGCGGAGATGGCCGCCGCCATCCAGCTCGAGGCCACCTCCCAGGGGTTCTCCACCATTATCTCGAGCACCTCCGAGGACCCCGCCCAACTCAGCGACTCCCTCGAGGTCCTCGCCGACCTGCGGGTCGACGGCATCCTCGCCGTCCCCTACCGCGGTACGGAGAAAGTGCTCACGGAGCTACAGGAGTCGGGCCTGCCGGTGGTCCTGGTCGACCGCGAGCTGCCCGGCACCGACCTGGTCACCGTCGCCTCCGACCCTGGGCCGAGTCTGAAGGCGGCGGTCGCCCACCTCGCGAAACTCGGCCACCTGCCGGTCGGCTACCTCTCCGGCCCCATGAACACCTCGACGGGGAGCAGGCGCCTGGCGGCCTTCCTCACCGCCTGCCGAGAGCTGGGGTTGCCGGAGCAGCCGGTCTACCGCGGCGGCTACGACCGTGAGGAGGGTTACCGCGGCACGGGTCAGCTCATCGACGGCGGGGTGAGGTCGATCATCGCCGGCGACACGATGATGTCCATCGGCGCCCTCGAGGCCTGCCACGCCCGGGGCGTGGCCATCGGCCGCGATCTGGCGCTGATCGGCTACGACGACCATCCCGTGCTGCGCCTGCAGGCCTGCCCGGTCTCGGTCATCGACCAACAGGTCGCCGAGCTGGGACGAACCGCGTTCCACCTGCTCTTCGAGCTGATCGCCGGTGCATCACCGCCTGCTTCCGTCCACACCCCCAGCACCTTGATCATCCGGCCCTCATCCAACTTCACTTCCCCCGCAAAGGAGGCTACGTCGTGA
- a CDS encoding sugar ABC transporter ATP-binding protein, which translates to MSDTILELDKVSKSFGPVNVIKQVSVSIRPGKVQALLGENGAGKSTLIKMMSGVHQPDGGRILVDGRETVLPNTKAAEALGIATIHQELNLVPSMSVAENVLLGRTPRRFGLVNYPRLRRDARAALEVIGVDVDLDTPVGELGIARQQLVEIAKALSMDARMLILDEPTAALTGHEIDQLFRVVDDLKAKGVGMVFISHHLDEIARIADSVSVLRDGEFVAEVPADTEEDELVRLMVGRDIDNQFPRQTPRIGEPILEVDTLSSHGKFEDVSFTVRAGEVVGLAGLVGAGRTEVVRALAGADAIDSGAVRVDGRPLPLRNIAEAIRRGIGHVPESRKSQGLVLDGSVGENLGLATLRSTSRLGLADRAGQRRRAGEVAEKLRIRMADLDQPIRNLSGGNQQKAVFGRWVLAGSKVLLLDEPTRGVDVGAKVEIYNIINEITAAGGAVLMVSSELPEVLGMSDRILVMSGGRLAGELPRTATQDEVMALAVSHVDDSLTENAIGHLEHDTSRSDKETP; encoded by the coding sequence GTGAGCGACACGATCCTGGAGCTCGACAAAGTCTCGAAGTCCTTCGGCCCCGTCAATGTCATCAAACAGGTCAGTGTCTCCATCCGCCCGGGCAAGGTCCAGGCCCTGCTCGGCGAGAACGGTGCCGGCAAATCCACCCTGATCAAGATGATGTCCGGCGTCCACCAGCCGGACGGAGGCCGCATCCTCGTCGACGGCAGGGAAACTGTCCTGCCCAACACCAAGGCCGCCGAAGCATTGGGCATCGCCACCATCCACCAGGAACTCAACCTGGTGCCCTCCATGTCGGTGGCCGAGAACGTGCTGCTCGGCCGGACTCCCCGCAGATTCGGCCTGGTCAACTATCCGAGACTGCGTCGCGACGCCCGCGCCGCCCTTGAGGTCATCGGCGTCGACGTCGACCTCGACACCCCCGTCGGGGAGCTGGGCATCGCCCGCCAGCAGCTCGTCGAGATCGCCAAAGCGCTGTCCATGGACGCCCGGATGCTCATTCTCGACGAGCCCACCGCCGCCCTGACCGGACATGAGATCGACCAGCTCTTCCGCGTGGTCGACGACCTCAAGGCCAAGGGGGTGGGCATGGTGTTCATCTCCCATCACCTCGACGAGATCGCCCGGATCGCCGACAGCGTCTCGGTGCTGCGCGACGGCGAGTTCGTCGCCGAGGTCCCGGCGGACACAGAAGAGGACGAGCTCGTCCGGCTCATGGTCGGCCGCGACATCGACAACCAGTTCCCGCGCCAGACCCCGCGGATCGGCGAGCCGATCCTCGAGGTCGACACCCTGTCCTCCCACGGGAAATTCGAGGATGTCAGCTTCACGGTCCGGGCCGGGGAGGTCGTGGGGCTGGCCGGGCTCGTCGGCGCGGGGCGCACCGAGGTGGTCCGCGCCCTCGCCGGAGCCGACGCGATCGATTCCGGCGCGGTGCGCGTCGACGGCAGGCCGCTCCCCCTGCGCAATATCGCGGAGGCAATCCGGCGCGGTATCGGCCATGTGCCGGAGAGTCGCAAGTCCCAGGGCCTGGTCCTCGACGGTTCGGTGGGCGAGAACCTCGGCCTGGCCACCCTGCGTTCGACCTCACGGCTGGGCCTGGCCGACCGGGCGGGGCAACGCCGCCGGGCCGGTGAGGTGGCCGAGAAGCTGCGCATCCGGATGGCCGATCTCGACCAGCCCATCCGCAACCTCTCGGGCGGCAATCAGCAGAAGGCGGTGTTCGGCCGCTGGGTCCTGGCGGGCTCGAAGGTCCTGCTGCTGGATGAACCAACCCGCGGCGTCGATGTCGGCGCGAAGGTCGAAATCTACAACATCATCAACGAGATCACCGCCGCAGGTGGCGCGGTGCTCATGGTCTCCAGCGAACTACCCGAGGTCCTCGGAATGTCCGATCGCATCCTCGTGATGTCGGGTGGACGACTCGCCGGGGAACTGCCCCGCACCGCCACCCAGGACGAGGTGATGGCGCTCGCCGTCTCCCACGTCGACGACTCGCTCACCGAGAACGCCATCGGCCACCTCGAGCATGACACCTCCCGTTCAGACAAGGAAACCCCATGA
- a CDS encoding ABC transporter permease — MNNGALVGLVVLCVALFIATPHFLTVNNLINIGIQAATVAILAFGMTFVIVTAGIDLSVGAVAALGAMVSAYFWTDAGLPGWLTLLAGLLTGLAAGAISGLATAYGKLPAFIATLAMMSIARGATLVISQGSPIATAPSVNWLGSTVAGIPIPIVMMVIAGLLCWFILSRTVIGRSMYAIGGNMEAARLSGLPVKKILVTVYALSGLFAGLAGLVMAGRLSSAQPQAGVGYELDAIAAVVIGGASLAGGTGKATGTLIGAILLAVIRNGLNLLNVSSFWQQIVIGLVIAFAVGFDVLRKKTTT; from the coding sequence ATGAACAACGGTGCCCTCGTGGGCCTGGTCGTCCTGTGCGTCGCCCTGTTCATCGCCACCCCGCACTTTTTGACCGTCAACAATCTGATCAACATCGGCATCCAGGCCGCCACCGTGGCCATCCTCGCCTTCGGCATGACGTTCGTGATTGTCACCGCGGGTATCGACCTGTCCGTCGGTGCCGTCGCCGCCCTGGGTGCGATGGTCTCGGCCTACTTCTGGACGGATGCGGGACTGCCCGGGTGGCTCACGCTCCTGGCGGGCCTGCTCACCGGCCTGGCAGCCGGAGCAATCAGCGGCCTGGCCACCGCCTACGGCAAGCTTCCCGCGTTCATCGCCACGCTGGCGATGATGTCCATCGCCCGGGGAGCGACCCTGGTGATCTCCCAGGGTTCGCCGATCGCCACGGCCCCGTCCGTCAACTGGCTCGGTTCCACCGTGGCCGGGATCCCGATCCCCATCGTCATGATGGTCATCGCTGGCCTGCTGTGCTGGTTCATTCTCTCCCGCACCGTCATCGGCCGCTCCATGTACGCCATCGGCGGAAACATGGAGGCGGCGCGCCTGTCCGGTCTGCCGGTCAAGAAGATCCTGGTGACCGTCTACGCGTTGTCAGGTCTGTTCGCCGGGCTCGCCGGTCTGGTGATGGCCGGACGCCTGTCCTCTGCGCAGCCGCAAGCCGGGGTGGGCTACGAGCTCGACGCCATCGCGGCCGTCGTCATCGGCGGCGCGTCGCTGGCCGGCGGTACCGGTAAGGCCACCGGCACGCTCATCGGCGCCATCCTCCTGGCCGTCATCCGCAACGGACTCAACCTGCTCAACGTCTCGTCCTTCTGGCAGCAGATCGTCATCGGTCTCGTCATCGCCTTCGCCGTGGGATTCGACGTCCTCCGCAAGAAGACCACCACCTAA
- a CDS encoding D-ribose ABC transporter substrate-binding protein, translating into MSILRKSIAITATAALAFGLTACNRDSAGEGTVTLALSTQTNPFFVELRDGAQDKADELGINLNIQDASDDPSAQINQLNNAATSGTDVVIVNPTDSDAVVPAVESLNNADIPVVAVDRSSNGGDIASFIASDNVAGGKQAADALAAAIGEEGEVLVLQGIAGSSASRDRGQGFTEGIAAYPNIDVVAQQTAGFDRTQGLNVATNLLQAHPNVKAIFAENDEMALGALEALGDRAGSEVFVVGFDGTDDGLQAVDDGRMVATIAQQPSELGAQAVEQAAKLLDEETPEEEVPVEVVTVTRDNVGEFL; encoded by the coding sequence ATGTCCATCCTCCGCAAGTCCATCGCCATCACCGCCACCGCCGCCCTCGCCTTCGGCCTGACCGCCTGCAACCGCGACTCCGCCGGAGAGGGAACCGTCACCCTGGCCCTGTCCACGCAGACCAACCCCTTCTTCGTCGAGCTGCGGGACGGTGCGCAGGACAAGGCCGACGAGCTCGGGATCAACCTGAACATCCAGGACGCTTCCGACGATCCGTCCGCCCAGATCAACCAACTCAATAACGCCGCCACCTCGGGCACTGACGTGGTCATCGTCAACCCGACCGACTCCGACGCCGTCGTACCCGCCGTCGAATCCCTCAACAACGCGGACATCCCGGTCGTCGCCGTGGACCGCTCCTCCAACGGCGGGGACATCGCCTCCTTCATCGCCTCCGACAACGTCGCCGGCGGCAAGCAGGCCGCTGACGCCCTCGCCGCCGCCATCGGGGAAGAAGGCGAGGTCCTCGTCCTCCAGGGCATCGCCGGCTCCTCCGCCTCCCGTGACCGCGGTCAGGGCTTCACTGAGGGAATCGCCGCTTACCCGAATATCGACGTCGTCGCCCAGCAGACCGCCGGTTTCGACCGCACCCAGGGCCTGAACGTGGCCACCAACCTGCTGCAGGCGCACCCGAACGTCAAGGCCATCTTCGCGGAGAACGACGAGATGGCCCTGGGCGCCCTGGAGGCCCTGGGAGACCGGGCCGGCTCCGAGGTCTTCGTCGTCGGCTTCGACGGCACGGACGACGGTCTCCAGGCGGTCGACGACGGCCGCATGGTCGCCACCATCGCCCAGCAACCCTCTGAGCTGGGCGCCCAGGCGGTGGAGCAGGCCGCGAAGCTCCTCGACGAGGAGACCCCCGAGGAAGAGGTGCCGGTCGAGGTCGTCACGGTGACCCGCGACAACGTCGGGGAATTCCTGTGA
- the rbsD gene encoding D-ribose pyranase, which produces MRSSGILNPDLAARINRLGHTDTFVIADCGLPVPATVPVVDLALVFGIPRFREVVEAVLAEVVVETVTIAHQTPAEIRDLLPGEPREVSHEELKKMVASASFVIRSGETTPYANAVFHSGVPF; this is translated from the coding sequence GTGCGTAGCTCCGGCATCCTCAACCCGGACCTGGCCGCCCGGATCAACCGGCTCGGGCACACGGACACTTTCGTCATCGCTGACTGTGGCCTGCCCGTCCCGGCCACCGTGCCGGTGGTCGATCTGGCGCTGGTGTTCGGGATCCCCCGGTTCCGCGAGGTCGTAGAGGCGGTGCTGGCCGAGGTCGTCGTCGAGACGGTGACCATCGCCCATCAGACGCCCGCCGAGATCCGCGACCTGTTGCCCGGCGAGCCCCGGGAGGTCAGCCACGAGGAGCTGAAGAAGATGGTCGCCTCGGCCTCCTTCGTCATCCGCTCCGGTGAAACCACCCCGTACGCCAACGCCGTATTCCACAGCGGGGTGCCGTTCTAG
- a CDS encoding ribokinase — MGIVVVGSINADLSVTVDRHPRPGETLLGAGGDISAGGKGANQAVAAARLGADVALVGAVGRDPYAGPATEHLRASGTDLSAVAETDEVTGLAVITVDARGENTIVVVPGANATVGAEYVAQHAELIGDADVVLLQGEVPADGFAEAVRLARGRVVVNLAPVIEVDAATLLKADPLMANEHEAGLILAQLGVDTVSSEPRELAKALLDAGFPSVVLTIGAQGALVATGEELVQIPTPKVGAISTVGAGDAFAGAFCHRIVAGDGLVDAAKYAARVGAFSVTRKGAQNSYPTAGDMLPEV; from the coding sequence ATGGGAATCGTCGTCGTCGGCTCGATCAACGCCGACCTGTCCGTCACCGTCGACCGCCACCCGCGGCCGGGCGAAACGCTGCTCGGCGCCGGCGGGGACATCTCCGCCGGCGGCAAGGGCGCCAACCAGGCGGTGGCCGCCGCGCGCCTCGGGGCGGACGTCGCGCTGGTCGGCGCCGTCGGCCGCGATCCGTACGCGGGACCGGCCACGGAGCACCTGCGGGCCTCGGGCACGGACCTGTCCGCCGTCGCGGAGACCGACGAGGTCACCGGCCTGGCCGTGATCACCGTCGACGCCCGCGGCGAGAACACCATCGTCGTCGTGCCCGGCGCGAACGCGACCGTCGGCGCGGAGTACGTCGCGCAACACGCGGAGCTGATCGGCGACGCGGACGTCGTCCTGCTGCAGGGCGAGGTCCCGGCCGACGGTTTCGCCGAGGCGGTGCGCCTGGCGCGGGGGCGGGTGGTGGTCAATCTCGCGCCCGTCATCGAGGTCGACGCCGCAACTCTGCTCAAGGCCGATCCGCTGATGGCCAACGAGCACGAGGCCGGGCTCATCCTCGCCCAGCTCGGTGTGGACACCGTCTCCTCGGAGCCGCGGGAGCTGGCGAAAGCGCTTCTCGACGCCGGCTTCCCCTCCGTGGTGCTGACCATCGGCGCGCAGGGCGCGCTGGTGGCCACCGGGGAGGAACTGGTGCAGATCCCGACACCGAAGGTCGGGGCCATCAGCACCGTGGGCGCCGGGGACGCCTTCGCGGGCGCGTTCTGCCACCGGATCGTCGCCGGGGACGGGCTGGTCGACGCCGCGAAGTACGCGGCCCGGGTCGGGGCGTTCAGTGTCACCCGGAAGGGCGCCCAGAACTCCTACCCCACCGCCGGGGACATGCTGCCGGAGGTGTAG
- a CDS encoding PTS sugar transporter subunit IIA has translation MSTINELLADEAVDLDARASGWEDAVTQAGRLLERAGTIEPAYTRAMIDSVHTNGPYIVISPGFAFAHARPSEAVKETSLSWLRLAEPVEFGHEKNDPVSLVVALAAVDSRAHTSAMAELARLLGNRGKREALDRADSVTELRQILTGTAASAPPETDDAEAAARTRNKILTVCGNGLGTSLFLKNTLEQVLDTWGWTPYITVEATDTISAKGKAKESDLILTSGEIARTLGDVGVPVHVIENFTSTTEIDAAMRDLYDI, from the coding sequence ATGTCCACCATCAACGAGTTACTCGCCGATGAAGCGGTCGATCTCGATGCCCGCGCCTCCGGTTGGGAGGACGCGGTCACCCAGGCCGGTCGGCTGCTGGAGCGGGCCGGAACCATTGAGCCCGCCTATACCCGGGCGATGATCGACAGCGTCCACACCAACGGCCCGTACATCGTCATCTCCCCCGGTTTCGCCTTCGCCCACGCCCGCCCCTCGGAGGCGGTGAAGGAAACCTCCCTGTCCTGGCTGCGGCTGGCCGAGCCCGTCGAGTTCGGTCACGAGAAAAACGACCCTGTGTCCCTCGTCGTCGCCCTCGCGGCCGTCGATTCCAGGGCCCACACCTCCGCCATGGCGGAACTTGCGCGTCTCCTGGGCAACCGCGGCAAGCGGGAGGCTCTGGACCGGGCCGACTCGGTCACCGAGTTGAGACAGATCCTCACCGGGACGGCGGCCTCCGCTCCGCCGGAGACCGATGACGCGGAGGCCGCCGCCCGAACGCGGAACAAGATTCTCACCGTGTGTGGTAACGGGCTGGGTACCTCGCTGTTCCTCAAGAACACGCTGGAGCAGGTCCTCGACACCTGGGGCTGGACCCCGTACATCACCGTCGAGGCCACCGACACCATCTCCGCGAAGGGCAAGGCCAAGGAGTCGGATCTCATCCTCACCTCCGGGGAGATCGCCCGCACCCTGGGTGATGTCGGGGTTCCCGTCCACGTCATAGAGAACTTCACGTCCACCACCGAGATCGACGCGGCCATGCGCGATCTCTACGACATCTGA